CAGCGCAAGTTTCTGAATTATGCTTATCAAATCAGCGAGGGGGTTTATTACGGTCCGGAAAACGGTGTTTCGAACGACCCGGCGGACTCCACCAACCACAGTTGTGATCCCAACACGTGGTTCGTTGATGACAATGCCATGAGTGCGCGCCGCGACATTATGCCCGGCGAAGAAATTACCTATGACTATGCCATGAGTGAAATCGAAGAAGATTTTATTCTCGTATGCGGCTGCGGCGCTGCCAATTGCCGCGGCATCATTCGCGGTTCAGATCATTTGCTGCCGGAAGTGCAGGAAGCCTATGGCAATCACATGATGCAGCACACCTTGCAGAGTATTGCTGCGCATGGGAAGGCATTAAAAAAAGCGAGGGTTGCAAGCGCGGAGTAAAAATTCGCGGGATGGCAACAGTC
This sequence is a window from Cytophagia bacterium CHB2. Protein-coding genes within it:
- a CDS encoding SET domain-containing protein — translated: MLNPKVELKQSVIQGMGIFAKEFIKEGEIVWWETPEEQAKRFIVTREVVASWPEELQRKFLNYAYQISEGVYYGPENGVSNDPADSTNHSCDPNTWFVDDNAMSARRDIMPGEEITYDYAMSEIEEDFILVCGCGAANCRGIIRGSDHLLPEVQEAYGNHMMQHTLQSIAAHGKALKKARVASAE